The following are encoded together in the Acinetobacter radioresistens DSM 6976 = NBRC 102413 = CIP 103788 genome:
- the gloA gene encoding lactoylglutathione lyase, producing MRMLHTMLRVGNLEQSLKFYTEVLGMTLLRKRDYEEGRFTLAFVGYGDEANHTVLELTHNWDTESYELGNAYGHIAIAVEDAYKACEEIKARGGNVVREAGPMKGGVTVIAFVEDPNGYKIELIQQDDNARNN from the coding sequence ATGCGCATGCTGCATACCATGTTACGAGTAGGCAATTTAGAACAGTCTCTCAAGTTCTATACTGAAGTGCTCGGTATGACTTTACTTCGTAAACGTGATTATGAAGAGGGCCGCTTTACTCTGGCATTTGTAGGATATGGTGATGAAGCAAACCATACAGTACTTGAGTTAACCCACAATTGGGATACAGAAAGTTATGAATTGGGCAATGCTTACGGTCATATCGCCATTGCAGTAGAAGATGCCTACAAGGCATGTGAGGAAATTAAAGCACGTGGTGGTAATGTGGTTCGTGAAGCTGGACCGATGAAAGGCGGAGTTACCGTAATTGCCTTTGTTGAAGACCCAAATGGTTATAAGATTGAGCTAATTCAACAGGATGACAATGCCAGGAACAATTAA
- a CDS encoding bile acid:sodium symporter family protein: MNILKLLALDRFTILLIVMVVLATFLPVSGEPAKVFGVITNIAIAILFFLHGAKLSRQAIVEGILHWKLHVVVFAFTFAVFPIIGLLAKPVLLPMLGEQLYLGFLFMCFLPSTVQSSIAFTSVAKGNVAAAVCSASFSNLVGMFITPVLVSLFIFGQSKHDYDPTSSIIEITLLLLVPFIAGQLLRPYVFPLMQKAPSIVKTFDQGTILMVVYGAFSGAVVTGLWQQVSWLTLFNLTLICSVFLTVIMLLAWYIPKWLGFNRPDQIAVFFCGSKKTLASGVPMAQILFAGQPLGMIVLPIMIFHQIQLMVCGVIANYWSKQDTEEYIGEEAAE, translated from the coding sequence ATGAATATATTAAAATTACTGGCATTGGACCGCTTTACTATATTGCTGATTGTAATGGTTGTACTGGCAACTTTTTTACCAGTAAGTGGTGAGCCAGCTAAAGTCTTCGGGGTTATTACCAATATAGCAATTGCCATTTTATTTTTTCTGCATGGAGCAAAATTATCACGCCAGGCAATTGTTGAAGGTATATTGCACTGGAAGTTGCATGTAGTGGTTTTTGCTTTTACGTTTGCTGTATTTCCTATCATTGGCCTATTAGCCAAACCTGTGCTACTTCCGATGCTTGGTGAGCAACTATACTTGGGTTTTCTGTTTATGTGCTTTTTGCCATCTACAGTTCAATCTTCAATTGCTTTTACTTCAGTTGCCAAAGGCAATGTTGCGGCGGCAGTATGTAGTGCTTCATTTTCAAATCTAGTGGGTATGTTTATTACTCCGGTTCTTGTCAGTCTTTTTATTTTTGGACAATCCAAACATGATTATGATCCGACTTCATCCATTATAGAAATTACTTTATTACTCCTTGTTCCATTTATTGCGGGACAGTTATTAAGGCCTTATGTTTTTCCCCTTATGCAAAAAGCGCCAAGCATTGTAAAAACTTTTGATCAGGGCACTATTTTAATGGTGGTCTATGGCGCATTTAGTGGTGCTGTTGTAACAGGTCTCTGGCAACAGGTAAGCTGGCTGACTCTATTTAACCTGACTTTAATATGTTCAGTGTTTCTGACAGTGATTATGTTGTTGGCTTGGTATATTCCTAAATGGCTGGGATTCAACAGACCAGACCAGATTGCAGTATTTTTTTGCGGTTCAAAGAAGACCTTGGCTAGTGGTGTACCTATGGCACAGATTCTGTTTGCAGGGCAGCCACTTGGCATGATTGTTCTACCGATTATGATCTTTCATCAGATTCAACTTATGGTCTGCGGCGTAATTGCTAATTATTGGTCTAAACAGGACACTGAGGAATATATAGGTGAAGAGGCGGCAGAATAA
- the rpmE gene encoding 50S ribosomal protein L31: MRADIHPKYEKLVATCSCGNVIETRSALGKETLYLDVCSACHPFYTGKQKNVDTGGRIDKFKQRFAGMSRSIKR, from the coding sequence ATGCGCGCCGATATTCACCCAAAATATGAAAAACTTGTTGCTACCTGTTCTTGTGGTAACGTAATCGAAACTCGTTCTGCTTTAGGTAAAGAAACTCTTTATCTGGACGTTTGCTCAGCTTGTCACCCATTCTATACTGGTAAGCAGAAGAATGTTGACACTGGCGGTCGTATTGACAAGTTCAAACAACGTTTCGCTGGTATGTCACGTTCTATCAAACGTTAA